The proteins below are encoded in one region of Helianthus annuus cultivar XRQ/B chromosome 2, HanXRQr2.0-SUNRISE, whole genome shotgun sequence:
- the LOC110893286 gene encoding ABC transporter F family member 4-like, translated as MKENCQERGDKYIMYPRFVMMLINDKIKDLPKIRSDIMDVRNITHETILRVTKEADAKTKQMIGRIKDKEYVAPENEKWRHDNSDSDNEDTKMSDMTEKKTETWCVRDGKRKRTPKSSPAVSIPKDGDKEPQQRLIDETVLEPSVVIEQGADLLNQSFESYLKRNEEAATQQAQGSSAHVEKVTRVEPEIEAQGSSSENDSEATQSESELDPTTLGRGRAQLKKKPTKKQKASDEEDSPYELDQPKKQVKKRKAAQAGVIPRNVRAKKSGAEPQKDKGGKKEKHIQKTQGVEVPKEPEVESIKEPVAEKETGDDDYVEVTGFKAASPRPPPQDKQESSQQKEKVDYMFEGFPEATGIYTEDIPEEDYDMFNDQAVKELVQKVNKLEKEKAKTELEREILKKQFDQLMKAHDQVREALIEQEETMNKMKDEAHDNSKLFELLTLEISSLNVKIKNLEDVNQTLNQLLSEMSEASSNEMKAMKLEMEAMKADKVVKDEQLHMLYSVMESHLKMDVHIAFNEIEVKRAEERRLER; from the exons ATGAAAGAGAATTGCCAGGAAAGAGGAGATAAGTATATCATGTATCCTAGATTTGTCATGATGTTGATAAATGATAAGATCAAGGATCTTCCAAAGATCAGAAGTGACATTATGGATGTTAGAAACATTACACATGAAACAATTTTGAGAGTTACTAAAGAAGCTGATGCAAAAACAAAGCAAATGATAGGCAGAATCAAGGATAAAGAGTATGTTGCTCCTGAGAATGAGAAATGGAGACATGACAATAGTGATTCCGACAATGAAGACACAAAGATGAGCGATATGACTGAGAAGAAGACCGAAACGTGGTGTGTGAGAGACGGAAAACGAAAGAGAACACCGAAGTCATCCCCTGCAGTTTCTATCCCGAAGGATGGAGAtaagg AACCACAGCAGAGATTGATTGATGAAACTGTTTTGGAGCCATCTGTGGTGATTGAACAAGGAGCTGATCTTCTAAATCAATCTTTTGAGAGTTATCTAAAAAGGAATGAGGAAGCAGCAACACAACAAGCTCAAGGATCAAGTGCTCATGTTGAGAAGGTTACAAGGGTTGAACCAGAGATTGAAGCTCAGGGAAGTTCAAGTGAAAATGATTCAGAAGCAactcaatctgaatctgaattgGATCCAACGACTCTTGGAAGAGGGAGAGCTCAACTGAAGAAAAAGCCtacaaagaagcaaaaagcaTCAGATGAAGAAGATTCACCTTATGAACTGGATCAGCCAAAGAAACAAGTAAAGAAACGAAAAGCAGCTCAAGCTGGAGTAATTCCAAGGAATGTCAGAGCTAAGAAATCTGGAGCTGAACCACAAAAAGATAAAGGTGGAAAGAAAGAGAAACACATTCAGAAGACACAAGGTGTTGAGGTACCAAAAGAACCTGAAGTGGAATCAATAAAAGAACCAGTAGCTGAAAAAGAAACCGGTGATGATGATTACGTAGAAGTCACTGGGTTCAAAGCTGCTAGTCCACGTCCTCCTCCACAAGACAAACAAGAATCATCTCAACAGAAAGAAAAAGTTGATTACATGTTTGAAGGATTTCCAGAAGCCACGGGAATATACACAGAAGATATTCCTGAAGAAGACTATGACATGTTCAACGATCAAGCAGTCAAAGAATTGGTACAAAAGGTCAACAAGTTGGAGAAAGAAAAAGCCAAGACTGAATTAGAACGTGAAATTTTGAAGAAGCAATTTGATCAACTGATGAAAGCTCATGATCAAGTTAGAGAGGCGTTGATAGAGCAAGAAGAAACAATGAACAAAATGAAGGATGAAGCTCATGATAATTCTAAGTTGTTTGAATTGTTGACATTAGAGATCTCTTCATTGAATGTCAAGATAAAGAACTTGGAAGATGTGAATCAAACACTCAATCAGCTTCTCAGTGAAATGAGTGAAGCGTCATCAAATGAAATGAAGGCGATGAAGTTAGAGATGGAAGCCATGAAGGCAGACAAGGTGGTGAAAGATGAACAACTTCATATGCTATACTCTGTCATGGAAAGTCATTTGAAGATGGATGTTCATATTGCATTTAATGAGATAGAAGTGAAAAGAGCTGAAGAGAGAAGGTTAGAACGATAA
- the LOC110918338 gene encoding uncharacterized protein LOC110918338: protein MFHRSLHTIYSISIHHFSTSSSPTQPHFMVNYLTTTLNLSKPDAIFVTSKIHHLKSPKNPQSVINFLTTYNLSTPQIISLILTHPHILLRNVDKTLKPKFNVLSELGFSVQDLVTVITRDPNLLLRSLDTAIVPTINLLMKVLGSKEKIVKAVLRSHWPFYGKSFRTNVELLKRYGVCNKDIERLILRNPRLVTQSPVRLEEKLVEVEQEFGISPGSSMFSYGLSAFCSMNKLNLRRKFEVFKGFGWCEADVLAVVKSQPLCLTHSEERLRRGLSFFMGELGYTSEWLSSRGSLLMYSLEKRVKPRYRVYVVLKEKGLMARELHTLMCYSEADFVKNVVQRHREELPDHLYDSLIKRSSIGS, encoded by the coding sequence ATGTTTCACCGTTCACTCCATACAATCTATTCCATTTCCATCCACCACTTCTCAACCTCATCCTCACCCACCCAACCTCACTTCATGGTAAATTACCTAACAACCACCCTCAATCTCTCCAAACCAGACGCCATCTTTGTCACATCAAAAATACACCACTTAAAATCCCCAAAAAACCCTCAATCCGTCATCAACTTCTTAACAACTTACAACCTTTCCACACCCCAAATCATATCACTAATCCTCACCCACCCCCACATCCTCCTAAGAAATGTCGACAAAACCCTCAAACCCAAATTTAATGTTTTGTCCGAACTAGGTTTCTCCGTACAGGATTTAGTCACTGTTATTACTAGAGACCCTAATTTGTTACTTAGAAGTTTAGATACAGCTATTGTACCTACCATAAACCTGTTGATGAAAGTTTTAGGGAGTAAAGAGAAGATTGTTAAAGCTGTTTTGAGGTCTCATTGGCCTTTTTATGGGAAGAGTTTCAGGACTAATGTGGAGTTGTTGAAGAGATATGGGGTTTGTAATAAGGATATTGAAAGGTTGATACTTAGAAACCCTCGGCTGGTTACCCAGAGTCCCGTGAGGTTGGAGGAGAAGCTCGTTGAAGTCGAGCAAGAGTTTGGGATATCGCCTGGGTCGTCGATGTTTTCATACGGGCTTTCGGCGTTTTGTTCGATGAATAAGTTGAATTTGAGGCGCAAGTTTGAGGTTTTTAAGGGGTTCGGGTGGTGTGAGGCGGATGTGCTTGCGGTTGTTAAGAGTCAGCCGTTGTGTCTTACGCATTCGGAGGAGAGGTTGAGGAGAGGGTTGAGTTTTTTTATGGGGGAGCTTGGGTATACGTCGGAGTGGTTGTCGAGTCGTGGGAGTCTTTTGATGTATAGTTTGGAGAAGAGGGTTAAACCGAGGTACCGGGTTTATGTCGTTTTGAAGGAGAAAGGGTTGATGGCTAGGGAACTGCATACGTTGATGTGTTATTCTGAAGCGGATTTTGTGAAGAATGTTGTGCAGCGGCATAGGGAAGAATTGCCTGATCATTTGTATGATAGTTTGATCAAGAGATCATCAATCGGTAGTTAG